From Lysinibacillus sp. SGAir0095, the proteins below share one genomic window:
- a CDS encoding zf-HC2 domain-containing protein has protein sequence MKEIKCTIIQDVLPLYIDGVVSPDTKEMVDEHLKHCEKCQKELESMKQELYLPVENKDSLLKSFSKKWRNKKIMIALGSILGTAILLFGAFSYVFYYEKVIPYSEDLIKIEAPNNQQLVLHYFGKSYAGVHETHPMSLEIDGEKKNVSFIFYTQTIAHSPTRNLLDDDGQNEHNYISVLPESEKIDAVYYAGFDVEDISFGKDSWDDILERADLIWERE, from the coding sequence ATGAAAGAGATTAAATGTACAATCATCCAAGATGTTTTACCTCTTTATATTGATGGAGTGGTGAGTCCAGATACAAAAGAGATGGTAGACGAGCATTTAAAGCATTGCGAGAAATGTCAAAAAGAGTTGGAGTCCATGAAACAAGAACTCTATTTACCTGTTGAAAATAAAGACTCTCTTCTAAAATCATTCAGTAAAAAGTGGCGCAATAAAAAAATAATGATTGCCCTTGGTTCCATTTTAGGAACGGCCATCCTTTTATTCGGTGCGTTCTCGTACGTCTTTTATTATGAAAAGGTTATACCCTATTCGGAAGATCTGATTAAAATCGAGGCTCCAAATAATCAACAATTGGTATTGCATTATTTTGGGAAAAGCTATGCTGGTGTACACGAAACACATCCCATGTCTCTTGAAATAGATGGGGAGAAAAAGAATGTGAGTTTTATTTTTTATACACAAACCATCGCGCATTCACCTACAAGAAATCTTTTGGATGATGATGGCCAAAATGAACACAACTATATCTCTGTACTTCCCGAGAGTGAAAAAATTGATGCTGTGTACTATGCTGGTTTTGATGTAGAAGACATTAGTTTTGGAAAAGATTCATGGGACGACATACTTGAAAGGGCTGATTTAATTTGGGAGCGAGAGTAA
- a CDS encoding TrkH family potassium uptake protein, with protein MKNILLEGLNPSKILVLGFAFVIFVGAFLLTLPIATANGVSLSFLDALFTATSATCVTGLVVVDTGNTFSMFGEIVILVLIQIGGLGFMTFATFLFTLLGKKISLKERLLLKEAYNATSTAGMVKLVKRILLFTLVTESVGAFLLAMRFSIDMPVGEAVYFGIFHSVSIFNNAGFDILGDFNSFTGHVDDPFVVLTLSSLIIIGGLGFVVINELYEYRETHKLSLHTKVVLTTTIILIIGASILIFLFEYGNDKTLGPLNLGGKVLGAIFHSVSPRTAGANTLSIGDLTYATLFLTIFLMFIGGGSGSTAGGIKVSTFAVLMATVISQIKGKDDVVLFKRRIVEKTILKSLTVAVSGMMIVITVTFLLSITEHGHDFMMYLFEATSAFGTVGLSMGLTPELSPLGRILIVLTMFIGRLGPLTLGFAITKKQTKEAYKRPKGNMMIG; from the coding sequence ATGAAAAATATACTTTTAGAAGGACTAAATCCTTCTAAAATTTTAGTGCTAGGATTTGCTTTTGTCATCTTTGTAGGAGCATTTTTACTTACGCTACCTATAGCAACGGCAAATGGAGTCAGTTTATCTTTTTTAGATGCTTTGTTTACAGCGACATCGGCTACATGTGTTACAGGTCTTGTCGTTGTTGATACCGGTAATACATTTTCTATGTTTGGTGAGATTGTCATTTTGGTACTGATTCAAATTGGCGGTTTAGGATTTATGACCTTTGCGACGTTTTTATTTACATTATTAGGTAAAAAAATCTCACTTAAAGAAAGACTACTTTTAAAGGAAGCTTATAATGCAACATCTACTGCCGGTATGGTGAAATTAGTGAAAAGGATATTGCTATTTACCTTAGTTACGGAAAGTGTGGGAGCCTTTTTACTCGCAATGCGTTTTTCAATTGATATGCCAGTTGGTGAGGCAGTGTATTTCGGCATTTTCCATAGTGTTTCAATTTTTAATAACGCGGGCTTTGATATTTTAGGGGATTTCAATAGTTTTACGGGCCATGTGGATGACCCATTTGTTGTATTAACATTAAGTTCTCTCATCATTATTGGTGGTCTTGGATTTGTTGTAATCAATGAATTGTATGAATATCGTGAAACGCACAAACTTTCACTTCATACCAAAGTTGTCTTAACTACAACAATAATTTTGATTATAGGGGCTTCTATCTTAATCTTCTTATTTGAGTATGGAAACGATAAAACTCTGGGTCCTCTAAATTTAGGTGGAAAAGTACTAGGTGCTATTTTCCATAGTGTAAGTCCAAGAACAGCAGGCGCTAATACATTATCCATAGGTGATTTAACATATGCGACACTTTTCTTAACCATTTTCCTTATGTTTATCGGGGGAGGTTCAGGTTCCACAGCGGGAGGAATTAAAGTATCGACTTTTGCAGTTTTAATGGCGACAGTAATTTCTCAGATCAAAGGAAAAGATGATGTAGTTTTATTTAAACGTCGAATTGTTGAAAAAACAATATTAAAATCACTCACAGTTGCTGTAAGTGGAATGATGATCGTGATTACGGTTACTTTCTTACTTAGTATCACAGAGCATGGACATGATTTCATGATGTATTTGTTTGAAGCAACCTCAGCATTCGGAACGGTTGGTCTATCAATGGGCTTAACACCAGAATTATCGCCACTCGGACGAATCTTGATTGTACTAACGATGTTTATAGGAAGATTAGGACCGTTGACGCTTGGATTTGCTATTACGAAAAAGCAAACAAAAGAAGCGTATAAACGTCCAAAAGGAAATATGATGATTGGTTAA
- a CDS encoding TrkA family potassium uptake protein, with translation MAKYQYAVIGLGRFGTSIARRLHEAGQEVLGIDLDEESVGNAEPYVTDSAIADASEEKALTSLGITNFDCVIVAIGDDIQSSILTAMLLKNLGIKKIIAKATSKRHGQVLETIGVHWVIYPERDMGERVANQLLSPNMLNYIELSKDYNIEEVLLPKKMVGRSLKDLDIRARFKVSVIAILRNSEIIVSPSPDELLQNDDILVTIGNRQDLAKFASLE, from the coding sequence ATGGCAAAGTATCAATATGCAGTAATCGGCTTAGGGAGATTTGGAACAAGTATAGCAAGAAGATTGCATGAAGCTGGGCAAGAAGTATTAGGGATTGATCTTGATGAGGAAAGTGTGGGAAATGCAGAACCATACGTAACGGATAGTGCTATAGCAGATGCTAGTGAAGAAAAAGCACTTACTTCCTTAGGAATAACTAACTTTGATTGTGTCATTGTAGCAATTGGAGATGATATTCAGTCTAGTATTTTAACTGCAATGCTTCTAAAAAATCTAGGAATCAAAAAAATCATTGCAAAAGCTACGAGTAAGCGTCATGGGCAAGTGCTGGAAACGATTGGTGTACACTGGGTGATCTATCCTGAAAGAGATATGGGGGAACGTGTTGCCAATCAGCTGCTATCGCCAAACATGCTGAATTATATTGAACTATCCAAAGACTATAATATTGAGGAAGTACTTTTACCTAAGAAAATGGTAGGTAGAAGTTTAAAAGATCTTGATATTCGAGCAAGGTTTAAGGTCAGTGTCATCGCCATTTTAAGAAATAGCGAGATCATTGTTTCCCCATCTCCAGACGAATTACTTCAAAATGATGATATTCTAGTAACAATAGGAAATCGACAAGATTTAGCTAAGTTTGCTAGTTTGGAATAG
- a CDS encoding RNA polymerase sigma factor gives MEFEEIYREYFKEVYLYIKSLSRDEKIAEEITQEAFYKALKAIEKFDGSKDIRAWLFTIAKNTYFSYYKRNKKQIDFDDEPDTGVQFVSNLMAEESAFTVHEFLHTMDEPYKEVFTLRTFGELPFEKIGKLFGKSAGWARVTFYRARKQILEHMEAIDHERD, from the coding sequence ATGGAGTTTGAAGAAATCTATCGTGAATATTTTAAAGAAGTATACCTATATATCAAATCCCTAAGTCGCGATGAAAAAATAGCGGAAGAAATTACCCAAGAAGCATTTTATAAAGCGTTAAAAGCAATTGAAAAGTTTGATGGTTCCAAAGATATTCGAGCATGGCTTTTTACAATTGCCAAAAATACATACTTTTCTTACTACAAACGAAACAAAAAACAGATTGATTTTGATGATGAACCAGATACAGGAGTTCAATTTGTTAGCAATTTGATGGCTGAAGAAAGTGCTTTTACTGTTCACGAATTTCTTCACACGATGGATGAGCCGTACAAGGAAGTCTTTACACTGCGGACCTTTGGTGAACTGCCCTTTGAAAAAATCGGAAAACTCTTCGGAAAAAGCGCGGGGTGGGCCAGGGTGACTTTTTACAGGGCGAGAAAGCAAATATTGGAGCATATGGAGGCGATAGATCATGAAAGAGATTAA
- a CDS encoding carbohydrate-binding domain-containing protein, whose product MKKQNSKLIKVATPLMMCSALLFACSDDTAEVASSSDPAVVQAESLSTIGNQEILSVINDKVSYSDEDFYTDWDNATSIKLDGETASFEGNGGVVIDGSTITIRTSGVYEISGKLNDGQIIVNAEDEGTVRLVLNGVEINSSTSAPIFVEKAEKTVVSLEKGTENVLTDGENYVYENSEDDEPNAALFSKDDLTINGEGTLVVNGNYNNGIASKDELRITGGTIQIDAVDDGLMGRDLVAVKDGSILITAGGDGVKSTNDKDASKALIAIEGGTFDITSANDGIQAETSLLIAAGEFTITSGEGSPETVDTNDNNRMPGMPGETNTTTSTSTQDESESTKGLKAAVEVAIGGGSFTIDSLDDAVHSNNSITITGGELNLATGDDGIHADTSILTKGGTIDITKSYEGIESKSITIADGEIHVNASDDGINIGGGNDASGRDFAATEDTEENVLSINGGYIYVNSAGDGLDSNGSITMTDGTVIVSGPTNNNNGALDYDQSFDISGGLLIATGSSGMAMTTSEDASQNALMMTFTETQVAGTAIQLEDSNGEPVVTFSPDKDYQTVLISSPLVTKDATYTLQSGGTATGTENDGLFTDAAYQDGTNEVEFTISDTVTWLNESGITEAGSNGFGGMGGPGQGADGNGAMGGPDGTGENPGGGRGDMFADLDEETKAKVQSIMEQQRNGTITQEEAQTQLAELGVELPFGGQMKEPVQPE is encoded by the coding sequence ATGAAGAAACAAAATTCTAAACTTATAAAAGTAGCAACACCTCTTATGATGTGTAGTGCGTTATTATTTGCTTGTAGTGATGATACAGCGGAGGTTGCGTCTTCAAGTGATCCTGCAGTTGTCCAAGCCGAGAGCTTAAGTACCATTGGCAATCAGGAGATACTAAGTGTTATTAATGATAAAGTTTCCTATTCGGATGAGGATTTCTACACAGATTGGGATAATGCTACTTCTATTAAATTAGATGGTGAAACTGCAAGCTTTGAAGGTAACGGTGGTGTTGTCATTGATGGCAGTACAATCACGATTCGAACTTCTGGTGTCTATGAAATAAGTGGAAAGCTCAATGATGGACAAATTATCGTGAATGCAGAAGATGAAGGAACTGTTCGACTTGTTCTTAATGGAGTGGAAATCAATTCATCTACTAGTGCACCTATTTTTGTAGAAAAAGCAGAAAAGACAGTGGTTTCCTTAGAAAAAGGAACTGAAAATGTTTTAACAGATGGCGAAAATTATGTGTATGAAAATTCAGAGGATGATGAGCCCAACGCAGCCCTTTTCAGTAAAGACGATTTGACAATCAATGGAGAAGGAACTTTAGTGGTAAACGGAAATTACAACAATGGGATTGCTTCAAAAGATGAATTAAGAATTACTGGTGGGACAATCCAAATTGATGCTGTAGATGATGGGTTAATGGGACGAGATCTCGTTGCCGTAAAAGATGGGTCAATTCTTATTACTGCTGGTGGCGACGGAGTCAAATCAACAAATGACAAGGATGCATCTAAGGCACTTATTGCAATTGAAGGTGGTACCTTTGACATTACGTCAGCTAATGATGGAATTCAAGCAGAGACTTCTCTTCTCATAGCCGCTGGGGAATTTACGATTACATCTGGTGAAGGCAGCCCTGAAACAGTAGACACAAATGATAATAATCGAATGCCTGGCATGCCTGGTGAAACGAATACTACGACGAGCACAAGTACGCAAGATGAATCCGAAAGTACCAAGGGTTTAAAAGCCGCTGTTGAAGTAGCAATAGGTGGAGGAAGTTTTACAATTGATTCCTTGGATGATGCCGTTCACAGTAATAACTCAATTACCATCACTGGCGGAGAGTTAAATTTAGCTACAGGTGATGATGGAATCCATGCAGACACTTCTATTTTAACTAAAGGTGGAACAATCGATATTACAAAAAGCTATGAAGGGATCGAAAGTAAAAGCATCACGATAGCTGATGGAGAGATTCATGTAAATGCGTCAGATGACGGGATCAACATTGGTGGCGGAAATGATGCTTCAGGTCGAGACTTTGCAGCAACAGAAGACACTGAAGAGAATGTCCTTTCCATTAATGGTGGCTATATTTATGTAAACTCTGCCGGGGATGGACTCGATTCCAATGGTTCGATTACTATGACGGACGGAACAGTCATCGTTAGCGGTCCAACCAATAATAACAACGGGGCTCTAGACTATGATCAAAGCTTTGATATAAGTGGTGGTTTACTTATCGCTACAGGAAGCTCAGGCATGGCCATGACTACTTCTGAAGATGCATCTCAAAATGCTCTTATGATGACCTTTACAGAAACACAAGTGGCAGGAACTGCCATTCAGCTTGAAGATAGCAATGGTGAACCAGTGGTAACATTCTCACCTGACAAGGATTATCAAACCGTGTTAATCAGTTCGCCATTAGTTACTAAGGATGCTACTTACACTCTTCAATCTGGTGGAACGGCAACTGGAACTGAAAATGACGGCTTGTTTACGGATGCTGCCTATCAGGATGGAACGAATGAAGTCGAATTTACAATCTCTGATACAGTGACATGGCTAAATGAGTCAGGGATTACAGAAGCAGGTTCCAATGGATTTGGTGGAATGGGAGGACCTGGACAAGGCGCTGACGGTAATGGCGCAATGGGTGGTCCTGATGGCACAGGCGAAAATCCAGGTGGAGGCCGTGGCGACATGTTTGCAGATTTGGATGAAGAAACAAAAGCAAAAGTCCAAAGTATTATGGAACAACAACGAAACGGCACAATTACACAAGAAGAAGCCCAAACACAACTGGCTGAACTCGGCGTTGAGCTCCCTTTCGGAGGACAAATGAAAGAACCTGTTCAACCAGAATAG
- a CDS encoding SLAP domain-containing protein → MQQLQFEASWDKALAAKDRLNIEKIFDETKHQDYSGVLCTPIREAINHEEALLVTVLVHNFTDDPLRINNTRLLYSIHGEAIADEVFTLPALTIPPKMSMPWTFIFTKGSYKPQSSFKDGQLEIL, encoded by the coding sequence ATGCAACAATTACAATTTGAAGCATCTTGGGACAAAGCTTTGGCTGCTAAGGACCGACTAAATATAGAAAAAATTTTTGATGAAACTAAACACCAGGATTATTCCGGTGTTCTTTGTACCCCTATAAGAGAAGCCATCAACCATGAAGAGGCATTACTTGTGACTGTATTGGTCCATAATTTTACGGACGATCCGCTCCGGATAAACAACACAAGATTACTTTACAGCATTCATGGAGAGGCTATTGCTGACGAGGTTTTCACTCTACCTGCACTTACGATTCCGCCCAAGATGAGTATGCCCTGGACATTTATTTTTACAAAGGGTAGTTATAAACCACAATCTTCTTTTAAGGATGGGCAATTAGAAATCCTGTAA
- a CDS encoding polyphosphate polymerase domain-containing protein produces MEGRRLNGVMGRTELKHEITKMDCYLLRNKLKHFMKVDPYAKEDGKYLIRSVYFDNFDNKVLTEKKEGFYQRDKFRVRLYDYNTNFLNLEKKSKRNNLTYKQKCTITAEEYEKIRIGDIAWMEYDSRLLIQDLYMQMTLFQIKPMTVVDYVREVFIYDQGNVRVTFDSDIKTSFRNPDLLNPDLAMVETNPEVVILEVKYDEFLPDVIKYLLQLGNRKKGTYSKYQISRMFG; encoded by the coding sequence ATGGAAGGCAGACGCTTAAATGGTGTTATGGGGCGAACAGAACTCAAACATGAAATTACGAAGATGGATTGCTATCTTCTAAGAAATAAATTAAAGCATTTCATGAAAGTGGATCCTTACGCGAAGGAGGATGGTAAGTACCTAATTCGTAGTGTGTACTTTGATAACTTCGACAATAAAGTACTAACAGAGAAAAAAGAAGGTTTTTATCAACGGGACAAGTTTCGTGTAAGACTCTATGACTACAATACGAATTTCCTTAACCTAGAGAAAAAAAGTAAGAGAAATAATCTTACATATAAGCAAAAATGTACGATTACAGCAGAGGAATACGAAAAAATAAGAATCGGGGATATCGCTTGGATGGAGTACGATTCAAGATTACTTATTCAGGATTTGTACATGCAAATGACTTTGTTCCAAATCAAGCCCATGACGGTAGTGGATTATGTAAGGGAAGTCTTTATATACGACCAAGGGAATGTGCGGGTAACCTTTGACAGTGATATCAAAACTAGCTTTCGGAATCCAGATTTATTAAATCCAGATTTAGCAATGGTTGAAACAAACCCGGAAGTTGTCATTCTTGAGGTGAAGTATGACGAGTTTTTACCGGATGTCATTAAGTACTTATTGCAGCTTGGAAACCGAAAAAAAGGAACCTATTCGAAATATCAAATCAGCAGAATGTTCGGGTAA
- a CDS encoding cell wall metabolism sensor histidine kinase WalK — protein sequence MFNQSIFRKQQFKFMLLNLLAFTVIFTIFSFIIFGQVQSTLYSQADKELESFKERLTDNVNVGEDHGPLPGKENQDFPQIDNKRENPNPRIVVINWDKAGNIVNEREIGSLFYENYLTDYKLDKTKIDEITMTSINEQYEFRYLLFEDTNEADDIAYTQLLINVNAEQAIISNFVRLVTICSVIFIILSISASILLSKKMMKPIIQSWNKQAEFVENASHELRTPLTIIQNKLELLLRSPQERIADKFENIALSLSETRRLSKLTTDLLTLARADSAETELTLQNVEVDALVRDVCAPYQEIAESQEKHFWLNLKCPISIKADATRLHQLLVILLDNALKYTGENDSIGVKTYIEDQRVVIEMSDTGIGIKEENMQYIFERFYREDRARSRETGGVGLGLSIAQWIVKKHRGSIKVMKNQNKGTTFIIKLPK from the coding sequence ATGTTTAACCAATCTATTTTTAGGAAGCAGCAATTCAAGTTTATGCTCCTTAACTTATTGGCCTTTACAGTTATTTTCACGATTTTTAGCTTCATCATTTTTGGCCAGGTCCAAAGTACATTATACTCGCAGGCGGATAAAGAACTAGAGTCATTTAAAGAGAGGCTTACGGACAATGTGAATGTGGGGGAAGATCACGGACCGCTGCCTGGAAAAGAAAATCAGGACTTTCCTCAAATTGATAATAAAAGAGAGAATCCGAATCCCCGAATCGTTGTCATTAATTGGGACAAAGCTGGCAATATTGTCAATGAACGAGAAATTGGCTCCTTATTTTATGAAAATTATCTGACTGATTACAAGCTTGATAAGACAAAAATAGATGAAATCACAATGACCTCAATTAATGAACAGTACGAATTTCGATATCTTCTTTTTGAAGATACAAATGAAGCGGATGATATTGCTTATACACAGCTTCTCATTAATGTGAATGCTGAACAAGCTATTATCTCCAATTTCGTCAGATTGGTCACGATTTGTTCGGTGATTTTCATTATTCTCTCTATATCAGCGAGTATCCTTTTATCTAAAAAGATGATGAAGCCAATTATTCAGTCCTGGAATAAGCAGGCGGAGTTCGTGGAAAATGCATCACATGAACTAAGAACACCCTTAACCATCATCCAAAATAAATTGGAGTTACTCCTTAGATCACCACAAGAAAGAATTGCTGATAAATTTGAGAACATTGCCCTGAGTCTTTCGGAAACACGCCGATTATCTAAGCTAACTACAGACTTATTAACCTTAGCCAGAGCAGATTCGGCAGAAACAGAGCTGACTCTGCAGAATGTCGAAGTGGATGCATTGGTACGAGATGTTTGTGCACCATACCAGGAAATTGCTGAATCGCAGGAAAAGCATTTTTGGCTAAATTTAAAATGTCCTATTTCCATAAAGGCAGACGCAACCCGTTTGCATCAGCTACTCGTTATTTTGCTTGATAATGCTCTAAAATACACAGGAGAAAATGATAGTATCGGTGTTAAAACATATATAGAGGATCAGCGAGTAGTAATCGAAATGAGTGACACGGGCATTGGGATAAAAGAAGAAAATATGCAGTATATTTTTGAACGTTTCTATCGTGAAGATCGAGCTAGATCCAGAGAAACTGGTGGGGTGGGTCTAGGATTATCGATTGCCCAATGGATAGTTAAAAAGCACAGAGGCTCCATTAAAGTAATGAAAAACCAAAATAAAGGAACAACCTTTATCATTAAGCTTCCGAAGTAG
- a CDS encoding putative quinol monooxygenase — protein sequence MSKFSLYGKFTVQDGERDTMVEILLEAAESMANLEECEIYLVNINETEPDSVYVYEVWSSEEAHQASLSLESTQKLIQRAKPIITGMDRVSTLTTMGGKGIS from the coding sequence ATGAGCAAATTTAGTTTGTATGGCAAGTTTACGGTACAAGATGGGGAACGAGACACAATGGTAGAGATTTTGCTGGAAGCTGCAGAATCAATGGCTAATCTTGAAGAATGTGAGATCTATCTCGTAAATATTAATGAAACCGAACCGGATTCAGTGTATGTCTATGAAGTATGGAGTAGTGAAGAGGCACATCAAGCATCCTTATCGCTAGAATCCACTCAAAAATTAATTCAACGAGCAAAACCAATCATAACGGGTATGGATAGAGTTAGCACCCTAACAACAATGGGTGGAAAGGGTATTTCTTAG
- a CDS encoding nucleoside triphosphate pyrophosphohydrolase — translation MVIYKKLVRDKIPDIIENSENTCEVATLNQEKFIVELKKKLQEEVTEYLISSTDDHAIEELADILEVVHSLAKTHLSTIEEVEKIRQSKFEERGGFERKFLLVSTGEE, via the coding sequence ATGGTTATTTATAAAAAATTAGTTCGAGATAAAATCCCTGACATAATTGAAAATAGTGAAAATACGTGTGAGGTTGCAACATTAAATCAAGAGAAATTTATCGTAGAACTTAAGAAAAAGTTGCAAGAAGAAGTTACTGAGTATCTAATTTCATCAACTGATGATCATGCAATAGAAGAACTTGCAGATATCTTAGAGGTAGTTCATTCGTTAGCTAAAACGCATCTCAGTACTATTGAAGAAGTTGAAAAAATACGCCAAAGCAAGTTTGAAGAGCGTGGGGGATTTGAGAGGAAATTTTTGTTGGTTAGTACAGGTGAAGAATAG
- a CDS encoding response regulator transcription factor, producing MKLLIIEDDKYLSDSICETVKDMFMAEQAFDGEEGLFLAEQNIFDVIILDIMLPSMNGYEVLQNLRKQNIMTPVIMLTAKDGIDDKIQGFKVGADDYLVKPFHREELLLRLEAMVRRSGGLLKENVITFKDLKLNIKNKTAELNGEILKLNGKQFDLLEYLINNKNAILTKEQIFDRIWGFESDTSTTVVEVYASNLRKNLKKYGYDQFIKTFRGLGYMLTDSGEENV from the coding sequence ATGAAGCTACTAATTATTGAAGATGATAAATATCTCTCAGATTCGATATGTGAAACAGTAAAAGACATGTTCATGGCAGAGCAGGCATTCGATGGGGAAGAGGGGTTATTTCTAGCAGAACAAAATATTTTTGACGTCATTATTTTAGATATTATGCTGCCTTCTATGAACGGATATGAGGTACTGCAAAATCTTAGAAAACAAAACATTATGACCCCTGTCATTATGTTGACGGCAAAAGATGGCATTGATGATAAGATTCAGGGATTTAAGGTAGGAGCAGATGATTATCTGGTCAAGCCATTCCATAGGGAAGAGTTGTTGCTCAGACTTGAGGCAATGGTCAGAAGGTCTGGTGGATTGTTAAAGGAGAATGTTATTACCTTTAAGGATTTAAAATTAAATATTAAAAATAAAACTGCGGAGCTTAATGGAGAAATTCTTAAACTTAATGGGAAACAGTTCGATCTTTTGGAGTACCTAATTAATAATAAAAATGCGATTTTAACTAAAGAACAAATCTTTGATCGAATTTGGGGATTTGAATCGGACACCTCGACGACAGTTGTGGAGGTGTATGCGAGTAATTTGCGGAAAAATCTTAAAAAATATGGCTATGACCAATTCATTAAAACGTTCCGAGGTTTAGGGTATATGCTTACGGATAGTGGTGAAGAAAATGTTTAA
- a CDS encoding DUF4956 domain-containing protein, translating to METVNFDDIFKSSILEKTSSFSIIDSVIGLLAAFLIGLFIYYVYKKTFSGVIYSHTFNISLIIMSMTTALIIIGISSNVMLSLGMVGALSIVRFRTPIKDPMDIVYLFWAIVAGILCGAGFIPLVIIGSILIGLVLILFGNRIKVENPYLLVVRYDEKSIETSMDHVISEHVKKHSIKSKSVMPGNDFEVTYEIRVKENDMSFINNISSIEGVKSAIMLSYDGNFTA from the coding sequence ATGGAAACTGTAAATTTTGATGATATTTTTAAATCAAGTATTTTAGAAAAAACAAGTAGTTTTTCAATCATTGATTCAGTTATAGGATTATTGGCTGCCTTTTTAATAGGATTGTTTATCTATTATGTATATAAGAAAACTTTCTCGGGCGTCATCTACTCACACACGTTTAATATTTCCTTAATTATTATGTCGATGACAACAGCTTTAATCATTATTGGAATCTCATCTAATGTTATGTTGTCACTAGGAATGGTAGGGGCATTATCGATTGTGCGTTTCCGTACACCAATTAAAGACCCAATGGATATCGTGTATCTATTTTGGGCGATTGTTGCGGGTATCCTATGTGGAGCTGGATTCATTCCACTAGTAATTATTGGTTCGATTTTAATTGGGCTAGTATTGATTCTTTTTGGTAATCGTATAAAAGTAGAAAATCCATATCTATTAGTCGTACGCTATGATGAAAAATCAATTGAAACATCAATGGATCACGTCATTTCGGAACATGTCAAAAAACATTCAATTAAATCAAAATCCGTCATGCCTGGAAATGATTTTGAAGTAACATACGAAATTCGTGTCAAAGAAAATGATATGAGTTTTATTAACAACATTTCAAGTATTGAAGGCGTAAAATCAGCCATCATGTTAAGCTATGACGGAAACTTCACGGCGTAA
- a CDS encoding NUDIX domain-containing protein, whose product MTFPIRVRACALIIENEKILLVEFEDERGVHYNLPAGGVEANESVVEAVKREALEEASIEVDVGPLALVFEYAPHLNDYRYGETPSLQLIFDCKIKDGMVPKLPINPDPNQIAVRWIHLNELDKIALYPNIKEQILTYAKSPQNIEFIEEHLLELLS is encoded by the coding sequence ATGACATTTCCGATAAGAGTTAGGGCATGTGCACTCATTATTGAGAACGAAAAGATTCTATTAGTTGAATTTGAGGATGAACGAGGAGTGCATTATAACTTGCCAGCAGGTGGAGTTGAGGCGAACGAATCCGTGGTTGAAGCTGTTAAACGAGAAGCCTTGGAAGAGGCATCAATTGAGGTAGACGTAGGACCATTAGCTTTAGTCTTTGAGTATGCTCCCCACTTAAACGATTATAGATATGGAGAAACTCCCTCCTTGCAGTTGATTTTTGATTGTAAGATTAAAGATGGCATGGTTCCTAAATTGCCAATTAATCCAGATCCAAATCAAATTGCTGTGAGATGGATTCATTTAAACGAGTTGGATAAGATAGCTCTATATCCCAATATAAAAGAGCAAATTTTAACATATGCAAAAAGCCCACAAAATATAGAGTTTATTGAAGAACATCTCCTTGAACTATTAAGTTGA